In the genome of Chryseobacterium oryzae, one region contains:
- a CDS encoding HU family DNA-binding protein, with amino-acid sequence MNKSELIDAMAKDAGITKVAAKAALESFITNVTNTLKTKEGKVSLVGFGTFSVSERAARQGINPATKKPINIEAKTVAKFKAGADLSTAVATANAPAAGKKKK; translated from the coding sequence ATGAACAAGTCTGAATTAATCGACGCAATGGCTAAAGATGCCGGTATTACCAAAGTAGCTGCAAAAGCTGCATTAGAATCATTCATTACGAATGTAACCAATACTTTAAAAACTAAAGAAGGTAAAGTTTCCTTAGTTGGCTTTGGTACTTTCTCTGTATCTGAAAGAGCTGCAAGACAAGGTATTAACCCGGCTACAAAAAAGCCAATTAATATCGAAGCTAAAACAGTTGCTAAGTTCAAGGCAGGTGCAGATTTATCTACTGCTGTTGCAACTGCGAACGCCCCGGCTGCAGGAAAAAAGAAGAAATAA